The genomic stretch GGGTGCCCATGTAAGTGTAAATGGTTTCCTCAGTGGAGTTGGTGGCTGCAGCATAGTTCTGATAACAGTTCCGGGGGTTGACCATAACTGCCTGGTTAAGGTTTTCCAGGCTGAGGAAAGTGTGAACATCTGTACGGGGATAGCAGTCGGTTCCGTATGCTTCTGCCACCAGTTCAACCTCTTTTCCCCGGATGAGATCTTCCAGTAGATGGGCACCACCATAATCTAAGCCTATATCTGGGTTACGGTGGGGTTGAGTGGCCCCCAGATATGCATCCACAGCAGCCAGACCAGAATAGGCCTCCACACCATTTAAGTAAGTACGACTCATTTTTATGGGCGGGTCGGAGTGTCCGAAGTTGAAGAATGCACCGGAAGAACACATAGCACCAAATGTACCGGTGGTGACAACATCCACCTCTTCTGCAGCTTCTCCTGCACCATTCTCCTGCACAATACGGGTCATCTCACCCGCAGTAACCACTACTGCGTCCCCGTCTTTAATTTTTTGGTTTATTTCCTCTATGGTCTTCAATTTTTTCACATCCGGTGCGTTTTAGTAATAATAATCCCCTTTGATGGGAAAGAAATAATAATATCAATGATTTCTAAGCTATTTAACCCGCACATCATATATTTATTTTTCCATATGTATTTCAAGAGTCTGAAATTATTACCTGGAGTTTCATTCATTAAATGACTTTTACTTAAAGGAGTCTTATCATTAAAGGATTTTTACTCGGTAGGATTTTTACTCATTGCGAAGTAAAATTATATGAATTTACTCATTAAACAAAATCCCTTTAAGTTCCTCTAAATTCATGGTAATTAAGTGCTCAGCCTTTGGTTCTGCCAATATTTTAAACTGTTCCAGTTCTGTTTCCAAATAGAGTTCGTTTAACACATTCTGAAGTTCGGGAACTGGCTTGTTAATAATTTTCCTTATGTCCTGCAGGTCTTCATCAGTTAACTTAGGTATATATGCCTTTATTCCCTCTTCATATGCTTCTACTCCGTTTATGTCCTTGGAAATATAATCATTAATTACAAATGTGGGCATAGTCTCCACTCCACGCAGTATCCTCCACATATCATTGGTTTTAACCTTTACTCCCAACAATTCCTCCACACATTTAGCTGCCTTTTTGGCCCGGTCATTACTCCCACGACCATAAACTACTGAAGCAAGAACTACACCTATCAAAACAGAGAAAAACACGTATATTTGATGTTCACCAATGGATGAAAGAGGATATCCTGCAAAATAGAATATAATGCCTACAAAGAACGCGGTTCCGACTATAAATGTCAAAACTGCTAAAATAATTGCCATTATTTTATTTTCGATCAATTCTTACACCCTTTACTTTACATTTCACTGTTTATTTATATTCAAAGCCCTAAATTTAATTAATCTTTTAACTAAATTAATTAATCTTTAAAATTATATGTCAGGAAGAACATATTAAAAGTGGAGATAACATGAAAGAGGACTTAGATCTGGACTTACTGGAAAAAACACTGAAATTAGTGGAAAAACATGTTGACTACGCTGATATGCGAGTCAATGAGAGTGAAAACACTGTTATTGTAATGAAGGACGGAAAAATCCAGGAAATCAGATCAGGATCAGATTTGGGGGCGTGTATTCGTGTATTAAAAGGTGGTGCATGGGGATTTTCATACACCACCCGATTGGATCGTCTGGATCAAGTGGCAGAATCTGCACTTAAACTGGCCAGTTCCCTTTCCAGTGATGTGGAACTGGCACCTGCTGAGGTAAAAACAGACAAAATATCCTCCAATGCCCGCATAAAACTATCTGACGTGTCTCTTGAAGATAAAAAAAAGGTCATGACTGAAGTGGAACAGGCTGCCAACCTGGATAAGGTTGTAAGTACCACTGTTAATTACGTAGATGCTGAGGGAACCACCATCTTCCTGAATTCGGAAGGGTCCTCAATTACCATGGAAGAAAACAGGGTTGCCCTCTTTTTAAACGCTGTAGCTGCCTCAGAAACTGGCATACAATTTGGACACAAGAGTACTGGTGGTGCGAAGGGTTTTGAGGTAATTGAAGCCGAAGATCTGGAACTCATGGGGAGAACTGCTGCTTCCAAAGCAGTCCGATTACTGGATGCCAGTCTACCACCATCAGGACGCTACCCTATAATCATGGACCCGGAACTCACCGGAGTTTTCATTCATGAAGCAGTGGGCCATGCTTCTGAGGCCGACTTGATACTACAGAACGACTCCATTTTAAAGGGAAAGATGGGATCCTCTATAGGTTCTCCACGGGTTACCATAGTGGATGATGCCAGTATGGATGCCTTTGGTTACTATGCCTATGATGCAGAGGGTATCAAAACCAGTGAAAATGTGCTGGTTCAGGATGGTGTTTTGACATCCCTTTTAAGCTCCAGGGAAACAGGATCAAAGCTCAACATCCCGTCCAGTGGAAACGCACGTTCGGGAGTAGGGGATCAACCCATAGTCCGTATGAGTAATACCTACCTTAAACCAGGACAGATGAGCTTTGAAGAGTTAATTGAAGATATGGATCATGGAATATACCTTAAAGGATCACGTGGTGGTCAGGTAGACACTGGTAAAGGTGTTTTCCAGTTCA from Methanobacterium sp. Maddingley MBC34 encodes the following:
- a CDS encoding putative Zn-dependent protease-like protein (PFAM: Putative modulator of DNA gyrase); the encoded protein is MKEDLDLDLLEKTLKLVEKHVDYADMRVNESENTVIVMKDGKIQEIRSGSDLGACIRVLKGGAWGFSYTTRLDRLDQVAESALKLASSLSSDVELAPAEVKTDKISSNARIKLSDVSLEDKKKVMTEVEQAANLDKVVSTTVNYVDAEGTTIFLNSEGSSITMEENRVALFLNAVAASETGIQFGHKSTGGAKGFEVIEAEDLELMGRTAASKAVRLLDASLPPSGRYPIIMDPELTGVFIHEAVGHASEADLILQNDSILKGKMGSSIGSPRVTIVDDASMDAFGYYAYDAEGIKTSENVLVQDGVLTSLLSSRETGSKLNIPSSGNARSGVGDQPIVRMSNTYLKPGQMSFEELIEDMDHGIYLKGSRGGQVDTGKGVFQFNAAESFLIENGEVKDPLRDVSLSGNILEILQKVDAVGSDFQLGVGFCGKAGQTAPVGDGGPHTRVSEATVGGAS